The Caloenas nicobarica isolate bCalNic1 chromosome 15, bCalNic1.hap1, whole genome shotgun sequence genome includes a region encoding these proteins:
- the ZNF335 gene encoding zinc finger protein 335 isoform X2, translating into MEEDAVPSSSDAAPQAAREEPPESGVGSSEAVSADSSDAAAPGPLSRADDSGVGQSSDSARASGEEVSESSSSTDAVPRIYLPDSSSIAQSTLVSSVSTVSQSIMVSESPQVLVHSSVITDGATIVSDSTASTSSDLGSAIDKIIESTIGPDIIQSCIAVTSVEDGGAETTQYLILQGPDDGAPMVSQVATSALASSLAIETAADGPTSTCLDQPGPSEPPKRLEVLELPARPSQAREADGGEELEQPDMETLEEMMEVVVVQQFKCKMCQYKSVSKKTLINHMKERHFQPAGSALALKKGRLRKGGSAPKTAEEEVAEEEEEDDIMDAGAIDDPEEDSDYNPAEDEPRGRQPKYSHTVPTSSEERPRRRPGRPRKFPRLEDGPEGGDVEPLVTSQSTPSHELQNVEAASSSGLENGSGESLAEPSISQSDSENKDPSSNASPEEADAVPRRRGRPSRRFLGKKYRKYMGRRYYYKSPKPLMRPYLCRICGSRFLTHDDLRFHVNSHEANDPQLFKCLQCSYRSRRWSSLKEHMFNHVGSKPYKCEECSYTSVYKKDVIRHSTVHSRDRKKRADPPPKLNSFPCPVCNRIYPMQKRLTQHMKTHSTEKPHMCDKCGKSFKKRYTFKMHLLTHIQAIANRRFKCEFCDYVCEDKKVLLNHQLSHMNDKPYKCSFCKYSTFREDFLVSHMAVKHTGGKPFACEFCHFTTKHKKNLRLHVQCRHADSFEEWAQRHPEEPPCRRRPFFTLQQIEELKQQHSQAAAEPGASPPAALGAEPRVLSQDSLGGATIIYQQDVAGSAALATQTALDLLLNMSAQRELQVAVVKPGDSGEAQPPREPQAQEEGAEMDSEEQQKLVTLHVAEPGDTVQEAYEEVTLGGSELQQITVPFGGTAEYSIIAPVSAEAPAPGTLYSEGESPAETCHTVVVGDAVMAEEALKDQNSHYIVSSGAPGSQFPPVEPSSVDPAFPSLVEGQEVQRAGIKLPLVQCVTRQLQKDSFLSSASEGQEISSPKVKWPALQGVAKKLLCKVSTAKKISCKISTAKKFSCKICTAMFTGRAEMESHKRAHVGPSTFKCPDCPFTAALWPEVRSHMVQHASLRPHKCSHCSFASKNKKDLRRHMLTHTNEKPFACQICGQRFNRNGHLKFHMQRLHSAEEKRLGAAAAQQTIILNSDEDTLATLQTALQAGQAVLAPEQLQQALGQEHIIVAQEQRVTSQEEAAYIQEITTTDGQTVQHLVTSDNQVQYIIAQDGVQHLLPHEYVVVPEGHHIQVQDGQITHIQYEQGGQFLPEPQIQYMPVSPEQQLVTQAQLEAAAHSAVSVADAAMVQAQGVFSAEATAEQLQEGIHYDVITLTD; encoded by the exons ATGGAGGAGGATGCGGTGCCGAGCAGCAGCGACGCGGCCCCGCAGGCGGCGCGGGAGGAGCCCCCCGAGAGCGGCGTGGGCAGCTCTGAGGCCGTGTCTGCCGACAGCAGCGacgccgccgcccccgggccccTGTCCCGGGCGGACGATTCCGGCGTGGGCCAGAGCTCCGACAGCGCCAGGGCCTCCGGG gAAGAGGTATCagagagcagctccagcacagatGCTGTTCCCCGGATTTACCTGCCAGACTCATCCTCCATTGCCCAGTCCACCTTGGTCTCCAGTGTCTCCACTGTGAGCCAGTCCATCATGGTGTCAGAGTCCCCGCAAGTCCTGGTCCACTCCAGCGTCATCACTGATGGAGCCACCATCGTTTCAGACTCCACTGCGTCCACCTCCTCAGACCTGGGCTCTGCCATCGACAAAATCATCGAGTCCACGATCGGGCCCGACATCATCCAGA GCTGCATCGCCGTGACCAGCGTGGAGGATGGCGGGGCTGAGACAACACAGTACCTCATTCTGCAGGGGCCTGATGACG GTGCCCCCATGGTGTCCCAGGTGGCCACCTCAGCTCTGGCCAGCAGCTTGGCAATAGAAACTGCTGCTGATGGACCCACCTCCACCTGCCTCGACCAGCCCGGCCCTTCGGAGCCTCCCAAGCGGCTGGAAGTGCTGGAGCTGCCGGCGCGGCCGAGTCAGGCCCGAGAGGCAGACGgtggggaggagctggagcagccggACATGGAGACCCTGGAAGAGATgatggaggtggtggtggtgcagCAGTTCAAGTGCAAGATGTGTCAGTACAAGAGTGTCTCCAAGAAAACGCTAATTAACCACATGAAAGAGCGGCACTTCCAGCCAG CGGGTTCAGCTCTGGCTTTGAAGAAAGGGCGTCTGCGAAAAGGGGGATCTGCTCCAAAGACTGCGGAGGAGGAGGTtgctgaagaagaagaagaggacgATATCATGGATGCTGGTGCTATTGATGACCCTGAAG AGGACAGTGACTATAACCCAGCTGAGGATGAGCCCCGTGGGCGGCAGCCCAAGTACAGCCACACTGTCCCCACGTCCAGCGAGGAGAGGCCGCGGCGGCGCCCGGGGAGGCCCCGCAAGTTCCCTCGTCTGGAGGACGGGCCCGAGG GAGGGGACGTGGAGCCCCTGGTGACGTCCCAGAGCACACCAAGCCACGAGCTGCAGAATGTGGAAGCTGCCAGTTCCTCTGGGCTGGAGAACGGGAGCGGCGAGAGCCTTGCGGAGCCCAGCATCAGCCAGTCCGACTCAGAGAACAAGGACCCGTCCTCCAACGCCAGCCCCGAGGAGGCAGACGCGGTGCCAcggcggcgcgggcggcccTCCCGCCGCTTCCTGGGCAAGAAATACCGCAAGTACATGGGGCGCAG GTATTACTACAAGTCCCCCAAGCCTCTGATGCGGCCCTACCTGTGTCGGATCTGCGGCTCGCGGTTTCTCACGCACGACGATCTGCGTTTCCATGTCAACTCGCACGAGGCCAATGACCCGCAGCTCTTCAAGTGTCTGCAGTGCAGCTACCGCTCCCGGCGCTGGTCCTCGCTCAAG gaACACATGTTCAACCATGTGGGCAGCAAGCCCTACAAGTGCGAGGAGTGCAGTTACACCAGTGTGTACAAGAAGGATGTCATCCGGCACTCCACGGTGCACAGCCGGGACAG GAAGAAGAGAGCTGATCCG cccccaaAGCTGAATTCCTTCCCGTGCCCTGTCTGCAATCGCATCTACCCCATGCAGAAGAGGCTCACACAGCACATGAAGACGCACAGCACGGAGAAACCTCACATGTGTGACAAG TGCGGGAAGTCCTTCAAGAAGCGCTACACCTTCAAGATGCACCTGCTGACGCACATCCAGGCCATCGCCAACCGCAG GTTCAAGTGCGAGTTCTGTGACTACGTCTGCGAGGACAAGAAGGTCCTGCTGAACCACCAGCTGTCGCACATGAACGACAAGCCCTACAAGTGCAGCTTCTGCAAGTATTCCACCTTCCGGGAGGACTTCCTGGTCTCGCACATGGCTGTCAAGCACACGG GGGGGAAGCCGTTTGCCTGTGAGTTCTGCCACTTCACCACCAAGCACAAGAAGAACCTGCGCCTGCACGTGCAGTGCCGCCATGCCGACTCCTTCGAGGAGTGGGCACAGAGGCACCCCGAGGAGCCGccctgccgccgccgccccttCTTCACACTGCAGCAGATCGAGGAGCTGAAGCaacagcacagccaggctgcGGCCGAGCCGGGGGCCAGCCCACCG gctgccctgggagcGGAGCCCCGTGTTCTCTCACAGGATTCCCTGGGAGGAGCCACCATCATTTACCAACAAG ACGTGGCTGGATCGGCAGCGCTGGCCACACAGACGGCGCTGGATCTGCTGCTGAACATGAGCGCCCAGCGGGAGCTGCAG GTGGCAGTAGTGAAGCCGGGTGATTCAGGGGAGGCACAGCCCCCCCGCGAGCCGCAGGCACAGGAGGAGGGTGCAGAGATGGActctgaggagcagcagaagctggTGACGCTGCACGTGGCAGAGCCTGGGGACACGGTGCAGGAGGCTTACGAGGAGGTGACCCTGGGTGGCTCGGAGCTGCAGCAGATCACTGTCCCCTTTGGCGGAACGGCCGAGTACAGCATCATTGCACCTGTCAGCGCAGAGGCCCCAGCTCCAGGCACACTGTACAG CGAGGGGGAGAGCCCTGCAGAGACCTGCCACACGGTCGTAGTGGGTGACGCCGTGATGGCAGAGGAGGCCCTGAAGGACCAGAACAGTCACTATATCGTGTCATCTGGTGCACCGGGGAGCCAGTTCCCTCCTGTTGAG cccagcagcgTGGACCCTGCCTTTCCCTCACTGGTGGAGGGCCAGGAGGTACAGCGTGCCGGCATCAAGTTGCCCCTGGTGCAGTGTGTCACCAGGCAGCTCCAGAAGGACTCGTTCTTGTCCTCAGCCTCCGAGGGGCAGGAAATCTCATCCCCAAAGGTCAAGTGGCCTGCGCTCCAAGGCGTGGCCAAGAAGCTCTTGTGCAAGGTTTCCACAGCCAAGAAGATCTCATGCAAGATTTCCACAGCCAAAAAGTTTTCCTGCAAGATTTGCACAGCCAtgttcacaggcagagcagagatggagagTCACAAGAGAGCCCACGTTGGGCCCAGCACCTTCAAGTGTCCCGACTGCCCATTCACAGCTGCGCTCTGGCCGGAGGTTCGG AGCCACATGGTCCAGCATGCCAGCCTGCGGCCACACAAGTGCTCCCACTGCAGCTTTGCCTCCAAGAACAAGAAGGACCTGCGCAGGCACATGCTGACACACACCAATGAGAAGCCCTTCGCCTGCCAGATCTGCGGGCAGAG GTTCAACCGTAATGGGCACCTCAAGTTCCACATGCAGCGCTTGCACAGCGCCGAGGAGAAGCGGCTAGGGGcggctgctgcccagcagacCATCATCCTGAACAGTGACGAGGACACGCTGGCCACCCTGCAGA CGGCTCTGCAAGCCGGCCAGGCGGTGCTGgctcctgagcagctgcagcaggccctggggcaggagcacATCATCGTTGCACAGGAGCAGCGTGTCACCAGCCAG GAGGAGGCCGCGTACATCCAGGAGATCACAACCACTGATGGACAGACCGTGCAGCACTTAGTGACCTCTGACAACCAG GTTCAGTACATCATTGCACAGGATGGCGTACAGCACTTGCTTCCCCACGAGTACGTCGTGGTCCCAGAGGGACATCACATCCAG GTACAGGACGGTCAGATCACCCACATCCAGTATGAGCAGGGTGGCCAGTTCCTCCCGGAGCCGCAG ATCCAGTACATGCCAGTCTCGCCGGAGCAGCAGCTTGTCAcccaggcacagctggaggcagctgcGCACTCAGCAGTCTCAG TGGCCGACGCGGCGATGGTGCAGGCGCAGGGCGTGTTCAGCGCCGAGGCCACGGccgagcagctgcaggaggggatCCACTATGACGTCATCACGCTGACGGACTAG
- the ZNF335 gene encoding zinc finger protein 335 isoform X1 — protein MEEDAVPSSSDAAPQAAREEPPESGVGSSEAVSADSSDAAAPGPLSRADDSGVGQSSDSARASGEEVSESSSSTDAVPRIYLPDSSSIAQSTLVSSVSTVSQSIMVSESPQVLVHSSVITDGATIVSDSTASTSSDLGSAIDKIIESTIGPDIIQSCIAVTSVEDGGAETTQYLILQGPDDGAPMVSQVATSALASSLAIETAADGPTSTCLDQPGPSEPPKRLEVLELPARPSQAREADGGEELEQPDMETLEEMMEVVVVQQFKCKMCQYKSVSKKTLINHMKERHFQPAGSALALKKGRLRKGGSAPKTAEEEVAEEEEEDDIMDAGAIDDPEEDSDYNPAEDEPRGRQPKYSHTVPTSSEERPRRRPGRPRKFPRLEDGPEGGDVEPLVTSQSTPSHELQNVEAASSSGLENGSGESLAEPSISQSDSENKDPSSNASPEEADAVPRRRGRPSRRFLGKKYRKYMGRRYYYKSPKPLMRPYLCRICGSRFLTHDDLRFHVNSHEANDPQLFKCLQCSYRSRRWSSLKEHMFNHVGSKPYKCEECSYTSVYKKDVIRHSTVHSRDRKKRADPPPKLNSFPCPVCNRIYPMQKRLTQHMKTHSTEKPHMCDKCGKSFKKRYTFKMHLLTHIQAIANRRFKCEFCDYVCEDKKVLLNHQLSHMNDKPYKCSFCKYSTFREDFLVSHMAVKHTGGKPFACEFCHFTTKHKKNLRLHVQCRHADSFEEWAQRHPEEPPCRRRPFFTLQQIEELKQQHSQAAAEPGASPPAALGAEPRVLSQDSLGGATIIYQQDVAGSAALATQTALDLLLNMSAQRELQVAVVKPGDSGEAQPPREPQAQEEGAEMDSEEQQKLVTLHVAEPGDTVQEAYEEVTLGGSELQQITVPFGGTAEYSIIAPVSAEAPAPGTLYSEGESPAETCHTVVVGDAVMAEEALKDQNSHYIVSSGAPGSQFPPVEPSSVDPAFPSLVEGQEVQRAGIKLPLVQCVTRQLQKDSFLSSASEGQEISSPKVKWPALQGVAKKLLCKVSTAKKISCKISTAKKFSCKICTAMFTGRAEMESHKRAHVGPSTFKCPDCPFTAALWPEVRSHMVQHASLRPHKCSHCSFASKNKKDLRRHMLTHTNEKPFACQICGQRFNRNGHLKFHMQRLHSAEEKRLGAAAAQQTIILNSDEDTLATLQTALQAGQAVLAPEQLQQALGQEHIIVAQEQRVTSQEEAAYIQEITTTDGQTVQHLVTSDNQVQYIIAQDGVQHLLPHEYVVVPEGHHIQVQDGQITHIQYEQGGQFLPEPQIQYMPVSPEQQLVTQAQLEAAAHSAVSAVADAAMVQAQGVFSAEATAEQLQEGIHYDVITLTD, from the exons ATGGAGGAGGATGCGGTGCCGAGCAGCAGCGACGCGGCCCCGCAGGCGGCGCGGGAGGAGCCCCCCGAGAGCGGCGTGGGCAGCTCTGAGGCCGTGTCTGCCGACAGCAGCGacgccgccgcccccgggccccTGTCCCGGGCGGACGATTCCGGCGTGGGCCAGAGCTCCGACAGCGCCAGGGCCTCCGGG gAAGAGGTATCagagagcagctccagcacagatGCTGTTCCCCGGATTTACCTGCCAGACTCATCCTCCATTGCCCAGTCCACCTTGGTCTCCAGTGTCTCCACTGTGAGCCAGTCCATCATGGTGTCAGAGTCCCCGCAAGTCCTGGTCCACTCCAGCGTCATCACTGATGGAGCCACCATCGTTTCAGACTCCACTGCGTCCACCTCCTCAGACCTGGGCTCTGCCATCGACAAAATCATCGAGTCCACGATCGGGCCCGACATCATCCAGA GCTGCATCGCCGTGACCAGCGTGGAGGATGGCGGGGCTGAGACAACACAGTACCTCATTCTGCAGGGGCCTGATGACG GTGCCCCCATGGTGTCCCAGGTGGCCACCTCAGCTCTGGCCAGCAGCTTGGCAATAGAAACTGCTGCTGATGGACCCACCTCCACCTGCCTCGACCAGCCCGGCCCTTCGGAGCCTCCCAAGCGGCTGGAAGTGCTGGAGCTGCCGGCGCGGCCGAGTCAGGCCCGAGAGGCAGACGgtggggaggagctggagcagccggACATGGAGACCCTGGAAGAGATgatggaggtggtggtggtgcagCAGTTCAAGTGCAAGATGTGTCAGTACAAGAGTGTCTCCAAGAAAACGCTAATTAACCACATGAAAGAGCGGCACTTCCAGCCAG CGGGTTCAGCTCTGGCTTTGAAGAAAGGGCGTCTGCGAAAAGGGGGATCTGCTCCAAAGACTGCGGAGGAGGAGGTtgctgaagaagaagaagaggacgATATCATGGATGCTGGTGCTATTGATGACCCTGAAG AGGACAGTGACTATAACCCAGCTGAGGATGAGCCCCGTGGGCGGCAGCCCAAGTACAGCCACACTGTCCCCACGTCCAGCGAGGAGAGGCCGCGGCGGCGCCCGGGGAGGCCCCGCAAGTTCCCTCGTCTGGAGGACGGGCCCGAGG GAGGGGACGTGGAGCCCCTGGTGACGTCCCAGAGCACACCAAGCCACGAGCTGCAGAATGTGGAAGCTGCCAGTTCCTCTGGGCTGGAGAACGGGAGCGGCGAGAGCCTTGCGGAGCCCAGCATCAGCCAGTCCGACTCAGAGAACAAGGACCCGTCCTCCAACGCCAGCCCCGAGGAGGCAGACGCGGTGCCAcggcggcgcgggcggcccTCCCGCCGCTTCCTGGGCAAGAAATACCGCAAGTACATGGGGCGCAG GTATTACTACAAGTCCCCCAAGCCTCTGATGCGGCCCTACCTGTGTCGGATCTGCGGCTCGCGGTTTCTCACGCACGACGATCTGCGTTTCCATGTCAACTCGCACGAGGCCAATGACCCGCAGCTCTTCAAGTGTCTGCAGTGCAGCTACCGCTCCCGGCGCTGGTCCTCGCTCAAG gaACACATGTTCAACCATGTGGGCAGCAAGCCCTACAAGTGCGAGGAGTGCAGTTACACCAGTGTGTACAAGAAGGATGTCATCCGGCACTCCACGGTGCACAGCCGGGACAG GAAGAAGAGAGCTGATCCG cccccaaAGCTGAATTCCTTCCCGTGCCCTGTCTGCAATCGCATCTACCCCATGCAGAAGAGGCTCACACAGCACATGAAGACGCACAGCACGGAGAAACCTCACATGTGTGACAAG TGCGGGAAGTCCTTCAAGAAGCGCTACACCTTCAAGATGCACCTGCTGACGCACATCCAGGCCATCGCCAACCGCAG GTTCAAGTGCGAGTTCTGTGACTACGTCTGCGAGGACAAGAAGGTCCTGCTGAACCACCAGCTGTCGCACATGAACGACAAGCCCTACAAGTGCAGCTTCTGCAAGTATTCCACCTTCCGGGAGGACTTCCTGGTCTCGCACATGGCTGTCAAGCACACGG GGGGGAAGCCGTTTGCCTGTGAGTTCTGCCACTTCACCACCAAGCACAAGAAGAACCTGCGCCTGCACGTGCAGTGCCGCCATGCCGACTCCTTCGAGGAGTGGGCACAGAGGCACCCCGAGGAGCCGccctgccgccgccgccccttCTTCACACTGCAGCAGATCGAGGAGCTGAAGCaacagcacagccaggctgcGGCCGAGCCGGGGGCCAGCCCACCG gctgccctgggagcGGAGCCCCGTGTTCTCTCACAGGATTCCCTGGGAGGAGCCACCATCATTTACCAACAAG ACGTGGCTGGATCGGCAGCGCTGGCCACACAGACGGCGCTGGATCTGCTGCTGAACATGAGCGCCCAGCGGGAGCTGCAG GTGGCAGTAGTGAAGCCGGGTGATTCAGGGGAGGCACAGCCCCCCCGCGAGCCGCAGGCACAGGAGGAGGGTGCAGAGATGGActctgaggagcagcagaagctggTGACGCTGCACGTGGCAGAGCCTGGGGACACGGTGCAGGAGGCTTACGAGGAGGTGACCCTGGGTGGCTCGGAGCTGCAGCAGATCACTGTCCCCTTTGGCGGAACGGCCGAGTACAGCATCATTGCACCTGTCAGCGCAGAGGCCCCAGCTCCAGGCACACTGTACAG CGAGGGGGAGAGCCCTGCAGAGACCTGCCACACGGTCGTAGTGGGTGACGCCGTGATGGCAGAGGAGGCCCTGAAGGACCAGAACAGTCACTATATCGTGTCATCTGGTGCACCGGGGAGCCAGTTCCCTCCTGTTGAG cccagcagcgTGGACCCTGCCTTTCCCTCACTGGTGGAGGGCCAGGAGGTACAGCGTGCCGGCATCAAGTTGCCCCTGGTGCAGTGTGTCACCAGGCAGCTCCAGAAGGACTCGTTCTTGTCCTCAGCCTCCGAGGGGCAGGAAATCTCATCCCCAAAGGTCAAGTGGCCTGCGCTCCAAGGCGTGGCCAAGAAGCTCTTGTGCAAGGTTTCCACAGCCAAGAAGATCTCATGCAAGATTTCCACAGCCAAAAAGTTTTCCTGCAAGATTTGCACAGCCAtgttcacaggcagagcagagatggagagTCACAAGAGAGCCCACGTTGGGCCCAGCACCTTCAAGTGTCCCGACTGCCCATTCACAGCTGCGCTCTGGCCGGAGGTTCGG AGCCACATGGTCCAGCATGCCAGCCTGCGGCCACACAAGTGCTCCCACTGCAGCTTTGCCTCCAAGAACAAGAAGGACCTGCGCAGGCACATGCTGACACACACCAATGAGAAGCCCTTCGCCTGCCAGATCTGCGGGCAGAG GTTCAACCGTAATGGGCACCTCAAGTTCCACATGCAGCGCTTGCACAGCGCCGAGGAGAAGCGGCTAGGGGcggctgctgcccagcagacCATCATCCTGAACAGTGACGAGGACACGCTGGCCACCCTGCAGA CGGCTCTGCAAGCCGGCCAGGCGGTGCTGgctcctgagcagctgcagcaggccctggggcaggagcacATCATCGTTGCACAGGAGCAGCGTGTCACCAGCCAG GAGGAGGCCGCGTACATCCAGGAGATCACAACCACTGATGGACAGACCGTGCAGCACTTAGTGACCTCTGACAACCAG GTTCAGTACATCATTGCACAGGATGGCGTACAGCACTTGCTTCCCCACGAGTACGTCGTGGTCCCAGAGGGACATCACATCCAG GTACAGGACGGTCAGATCACCCACATCCAGTATGAGCAGGGTGGCCAGTTCCTCCCGGAGCCGCAG ATCCAGTACATGCCAGTCTCGCCGGAGCAGCAGCTTGTCAcccaggcacagctggaggcagctgcGCACTCAGCAGTCTCAG CAGTGGCCGACGCGGCGATGGTGCAGGCGCAGGGCGTGTTCAGCGCCGAGGCCACGGccgagcagctgcaggaggggatCCACTATGACGTCATCACGCTGACGGACTAG